Proteins encoded together in one Urocitellus parryii isolate mUroPar1 chromosome 3, mUroPar1.hap1, whole genome shotgun sequence window:
- the Prr15 gene encoding proline-rich protein 15: MANSGGTGSSGPWWKSLTNSKKKSKEATVGAQPLAQPDPEETNPPSPEWTSSSQENQHPNVLAGASESPRPDKLCGEKSGNSRRNLKISRSGRFKEKRKVRATLLPEGDRSPEEADFPDDAQEDKQ, encoded by the coding sequence ATGGCCAACAGCGGTGGCACGGGCAGCTCTGGGCCCTGGTGGAAATCGCTAACCAACAGcaagaagaaaagcaaggaagCCACGGTGGGGGCGCAGCCTCTGGCCCAGCCAGACCCCGAGGAGACCAACCCGCCCAGCCCAGAATGGACTAGCAGCTCCCAAGAGAACCAGCACCCCAACGTGCTTGCGGGCGCCAGCGAGTCCCCCAGGCCAGACAAATTGTGTGGGGAGAAGTCTGGCAACAGCCGCCGCAATTTGAAGATCTCAAGATCTGGCCGCTTTAAGGAGAAGAGGAAAGTGCGTGCCACGCTGCTTCCAGAGGGAGACAGGTCCCCAGAGGAGGCGGACTTCCCTGATGATGCCCAGGAGGACAAGCAATAG